AAAATATTTAATGCGTTGATCGACGCGGTCAATCCGCTTCAGTCCACGGCAAATCTGTTCGTTTCCAATATGATTGTGATGAATTACGCCTTTCACATCCTGAAAGACAAGCCTCGCGAAATCCTGAAACTGAAAAAACACGTCCGTGATGAAACGTTGTTCGGACAATTGCTGGAGGTGATCCTCAAGCGTCGGATGGCGGTCAGCAAGGCACTTTTCAAAAAAGTCCCAACGGGTCACGATCTCTCCTCGATCGAGGATGGGCAAACCACGTTCTACAACATCTTGTACAGCCAGTAGAACTTGGCCTGAATTCGCATGAGTTCAAAGAAACCGTGGCGAGGGAGCGTGCTCCCGCAAGGATGGCGGTGGGTATCTGGTTTTTGAGGCTCATCCCGCGCTCACCGACACAAACACTATCAATGCAATCGCGACCCGCTCTGGCGGGCGCAAGTGCACCTCGCTAGAGTCACCCCAGGAACAAAACACTCATTATTCATAGAAAAGGATTTCCATGAAAAAACTGACCTGCTTGAAACTTCTATCTGCCCTGTTGCTTGGTTGCAGCGTGCCCCTCACGCACTCATTGGCGGCAGACATACCACCAAGCCACATTGTATTGGCCGCCAGCCCGAAGTATCCCTCCAGTGAAAAATCCGAAAACAGCGAGACCGAATCAACTGGCGACACGGCATCTCGCTCGCGCTGGCTGATCGAGGCCCAGTACGCCAGCATCGCCGAATTCCGTGCGCAGTCGGGGGGCCGGCCGCAGTGCCCGTCATGATCAACGGCAACCTGACACGATCAGGCCACGCCAGTGAGCGTGCCTATATCAAGGCTGTCTTGCAGAACAAACTGAACAATCTCTATGACTACGGCCTCGGCCGTCATGACTACGACTTCAACGTCGACAGTTGCGCCAGTTGCGCGGCCGGCAGTATTGACGACCTCAAGGAACGGTACTGGGGAAAGGTCCGGAACATGGACTTGTCGGCCCGGGCCGCGGGCCTGACGAAAACCTGGTATGGCAGCCTGGCCTATGCCCGGGACTTTGGCGATGTCCACCTGGTCCAGGTGCATAACCAACCCACCTACTCGGTGAATTTTTCCACCCACGCCGTTTTCAACACCACCGCCTATGAAATCACGACATCCCTCGACTGGCTGGAGCGCGACCTGCAACAAGCGCGCTCCCAAGGCAAGATCATTCTGCTGAACCTGCACCAGCCATTTCATTGGCCGGTCCGGGAAACGGAAATCGCGCGTTTCAAGCAACTGATCGAGGACCATGGCGTCACCGCCGTGTTTTCCGCCGATGCAAACAGCAAGCCTGGGCTGTACCCGCCCAACTACACCTACGGCGACGTGCCGTTGTTCACCAGTGGCTCGGCCGCCCGGAAAACCTGGCTG
The sequence above is drawn from the Pseudomonas sp. St316 genome and encodes:
- a CDS encoding phosphoesterase, yielding MINGNLTRSGHASERAYIKAVLQNKLNNLYDYGLGRHDYDFNVDSCASCAAGSIDDLKERYWGKVRNMDLSARAAGLTKTWYGSLAYARDFGDVHLVQVHNQPTYSVNFSTHAVFNTTAYEITTSLDWLERDLQQARSQGKIILLNLHQPFHWPVRETEIARFKQLIEDHGVTAVFSADANSKPGLYPPNYTYGDVPLFTSGSAARKTWLYAKVSDDRKHLTVNVIANNDWRNPVASHTVVVR